Proteins encoded within one genomic window of Gemmatimonadaceae bacterium:
- a CDS encoding carbon-nitrogen family hydrolase, translated as MSDATQRALRVAVVQSDVRLGHIRANVDCTAAQVRAASSVGAELVLLPELWSTGYDLEHASALSHENRASVLPEIARLAQHHRLFIAGSLLLSDELGRVRNTLTVHGPDGSLIAEYAKVHLFGLMDEPHYLSAGDASVTFALPQCTAGAAICYDLRFPELFRLYALEGAHLVILPAEWPAVRVEHWRTLVRARAIENQLFIIACNRAGTSGSTEFAGHSMIVDPLGQPIVEGGEKEDLLFATLDFSRVTHARAQMDLLGDRRSDVYGTPAQLANRQ; from the coding sequence ATGTCCGACGCCACCCAGCGCGCGCTCCGCGTCGCCGTCGTCCAGTCCGACGTCCGGTTAGGCCACATCCGGGCAAACGTCGATTGCACCGCGGCGCAGGTGCGCGCGGCGAGCAGTGTCGGCGCCGAGCTCGTGCTTCTGCCCGAGTTGTGGTCGACCGGTTATGACCTCGAGCATGCGTCCGCGCTGTCGCACGAAAACCGCGCATCGGTCCTGCCCGAAATCGCGCGTCTGGCGCAGCACCATCGACTGTTCATCGCCGGGTCGCTCCTGCTGTCCGATGAGCTGGGTCGCGTTCGCAACACGCTCACCGTTCATGGCCCCGACGGATCGCTCATCGCCGAGTACGCCAAAGTGCATTTGTTCGGCCTCATGGATGAGCCGCACTATCTGTCGGCCGGCGATGCATCCGTCACCTTCGCATTGCCGCAGTGCACGGCCGGCGCCGCGATCTGCTATGACCTGCGCTTTCCGGAGCTGTTCCGACTATATGCTCTCGAGGGCGCGCACCTGGTCATTCTGCCCGCTGAATGGCCGGCCGTTCGTGTGGAGCATTGGCGCACGCTGGTGCGGGCACGCGCCATCGAAAATCAACTGTTCATCATCGCCTGCAATCGCGCAGGCACGTCCGGCAGCACCGAGTTCGCGGGCCACTCCATGATCGTGGATCCGTTAGGCCAGCCGATCGTCGAAGGCGGCGAGAAGGAAGACCTGTTGTTCGCGACACTCGACTTTTCCCGCGTGACGCATGCGCGTGCGCAGATGGATCTCTTGGGCGATCGCCGTTCCGACGTGTACGGCACGCCCGCTCAACTCGCCAACCGGCAATGA
- a CDS encoding LegC family aminotransferase — protein MSTLAHEAPFAEPAPAVASPIPLCVPEIRGNEWAYIKECLDTNWVSSVGEYVDRFERALANATGAQYAVATSSGTSALHTALMVAGVEADDEVLVSTLTFIAPVNAIRYVGAWPVFIDAEPDYWQMDSAVVARFLETKCERRGNALYDRATDRRVRALLPVHVMGHPVDMAPLLDLARRYDLIVIEDATESLGARYRGTPVGHMGDVACFSFNGNKLITTGGGGMLVTDREHWARRAKYLTTQAKDDPIEFEHGAVGYNYRLTNIQAAMGVAQMEQLDDYLAAKRRIADRYAAALSDVPGLTVMRQAPWAQSAWWLYTVLVDAVEFGMDARALMRRLGERKIQTRPLWQPIHQSKPYRGMTPALGCPVSERLHGQALSLPCSVGLQSEQQTRVIDAVIAAREEG, from the coding sequence ATGAGCACCCTCGCGCACGAGGCTCCGTTCGCGGAGCCGGCGCCGGCCGTGGCGTCTCCGATTCCGCTCTGCGTGCCGGAAATTCGCGGCAACGAGTGGGCGTACATCAAGGAGTGCCTCGACACGAACTGGGTGTCGTCGGTCGGCGAATATGTCGATCGCTTCGAGCGCGCACTCGCGAACGCGACCGGCGCCCAGTACGCGGTCGCGACATCCAGCGGCACGTCCGCGTTGCACACCGCCCTGATGGTCGCCGGCGTCGAAGCGGATGACGAAGTGCTCGTGTCGACGCTGACGTTCATCGCGCCGGTCAACGCCATCCGCTATGTGGGCGCGTGGCCCGTGTTCATCGACGCCGAGCCTGACTATTGGCAGATGGACTCGGCGGTCGTCGCGCGGTTCCTCGAAACGAAATGTGAGCGTCGCGGCAACGCGCTCTACGACCGGGCCACCGATCGCCGCGTGCGCGCGCTTCTGCCCGTGCACGTGATGGGGCACCCGGTCGACATGGCGCCGCTGCTCGATCTCGCGCGCCGGTATGACCTGATCGTCATCGAAGATGCAACCGAAAGTCTGGGCGCCCGCTATCGCGGCACCCCGGTTGGTCACATGGGCGACGTTGCTTGCTTCAGTTTCAACGGCAACAAGCTCATCACCACCGGCGGCGGCGGGATGCTCGTAACCGATCGCGAACATTGGGCACGCCGCGCGAAGTACCTGACCACGCAAGCCAAGGACGATCCGATCGAGTTCGAGCACGGCGCCGTGGGCTACAACTATCGCCTCACGAACATCCAGGCGGCGATGGGCGTGGCGCAGATGGAGCAGCTCGACGACTACCTCGCGGCCAAGCGGCGCATCGCCGACCGCTACGCGGCCGCCCTGTCGGATGTCCCGGGCCTTACGGTGATGCGCCAGGCACCATGGGCGCAGAGCGCGTGGTGGTTGTACACGGTGCTCGTCGATGCCGTGGAATTCGGGATGGACGCCCGTGCGCTCATGCGCCGCCTCGGCGAACGAAAGATCCAGACGCGACCGCTGTGGCAGCCCATCCATCAGTCGAAGCCGTACCGGGGCATGACGCCGGCGCTCGGATGTCCGGTCAGCGAGCGGCTGCACGGACAGGCGTTGAGCCTGCCGTGCTCGGTTGGGCTTCAGTCAGAGCAGCAGACCCGCGTCATCGACGCGGTCATCGCCGCTCGCGAGGAGGGCTGA
- a CDS encoding nucleotidyltransferase family protein, which produces MISDDRMQQRLREAIVPPSTPLSEALRILDANGMGVLMLANADRRLIGVITDGDVRRHILSGAPLTVSCESIASRHPRVASRGMTASELLDLMGRSRDDTVEHLPVLTDDGIVVGLVLRRDLVGADDTFTAVIMAGGFGKRLMPLTTDTPKPLLPIGDRPLMERTIERLRHAGIRRVNVATHYLSDKITDHFGDGREFGVEMRYVTEDRPLGTAGALRLMEPPTGPLLVVNGDILTGVNYQDMLAYHRENGAIATVGVRKFDLEVPYGVIDCSGVSVSALREKPVQQFLVNAGMYLLDPAAVAYIPEGERFDMTDLIQKLLAEGRKVVAFPVVEYWLDIGKPADYERAQHDVLQVRA; this is translated from the coding sequence ATGATTTCCGACGATCGCATGCAGCAACGGCTCAGGGAGGCGATCGTCCCGCCGAGCACTCCGCTGTCGGAGGCGCTCAGGATTCTCGATGCGAACGGCATGGGCGTGTTGATGCTGGCCAACGCGGACCGCCGTCTCATCGGCGTGATCACGGACGGCGATGTGCGCCGCCACATCCTGTCCGGCGCACCGCTCACCGTATCCTGTGAGAGCATTGCCTCTCGCCACCCCCGCGTCGCGAGCCGCGGGATGACGGCGTCGGAGCTGCTCGATCTCATGGGCCGCTCCCGCGACGACACGGTCGAGCACCTGCCCGTCCTAACGGACGACGGCATCGTGGTCGGCCTGGTCCTGCGGCGCGATCTCGTCGGCGCCGACGACACGTTCACCGCCGTCATCATGGCCGGCGGCTTCGGCAAGCGCCTGATGCCGCTCACGACCGACACGCCCAAGCCGCTCCTTCCCATCGGCGATCGCCCGCTCATGGAGCGCACGATCGAGCGCCTGCGCCACGCGGGCATCCGTCGCGTGAACGTGGCGACGCACTATTTGAGCGACAAGATCACGGACCACTTCGGCGACGGCCGCGAGTTCGGCGTCGAGATGCGGTACGTCACCGAGGATCGTCCGTTAGGCACCGCCGGCGCGCTGCGCCTCATGGAGCCGCCGACCGGCCCGCTCCTCGTCGTCAACGGCGACATCCTCACCGGCGTGAATTACCAGGACATGCTGGCCTACCACCGTGAGAACGGCGCGATCGCCACCGTCGGCGTGCGCAAATTCGATCTCGAGGTGCCGTACGGTGTGATCGACTGCTCCGGCGTGTCCGTTTCCGCGCTGCGCGAAAAGCCGGTGCAGCAGTTCCTCGTCAATGCCGGGATGTATCTGCTCGACCCCGCTGCCGTCGCGTACATCCCCGAGGGGGAGCGCTTCGACATGACGGATCTCATTCAAAAATTGCTCGCCGAGGGCCGCAAGGTGGTCGCGTTCCCGGTGGTGGAATACTGGTTGGACATCGGGAAGCCGGCCGACTACGAGCGAGCGCAGCACGACGTACTCCAGGTGAGGGCGTAA
- a CDS encoding NAD(P)-dependent oxidoreductase: MKVLVTGGAGYVGSTLVPELLAAGHSVRVLDSLLHGGQALLPVWTHPRFEFVRGDVRDEPSVRQAVSGIEAVVHLAAIVGDPACARQPDVARDVNLSASLSLLDAARRAGVARFLFASTCSNYGKMAESDGYVDESSDLRPVSLYAETKVGVERAMLEDGIGATAMTPLRFATVFGVSPRMRFDLTVNEFTMEMVLRDKLVVFGEQFWRPYVHVRDAARAIVAVLQAPEPQVRGQVFNVGATKENYQKQQIVDHIRPIAPNAVVEFVKRTEDPRDYRVSFARINKTLGFEVSRTLDDGIREVARLVRDGVVGDASHPSYRN; the protein is encoded by the coding sequence ATGAAGGTTCTGGTGACCGGTGGTGCAGGATACGTTGGATCGACGTTGGTGCCCGAGCTGCTCGCAGCCGGACACTCGGTGCGCGTGCTGGACAGTCTGCTGCACGGCGGACAGGCGCTGCTGCCCGTGTGGACCCACCCGCGCTTCGAGTTTGTGCGCGGCGATGTCCGTGACGAGCCATCCGTTAGGCAAGCCGTGTCCGGGATCGAGGCCGTCGTGCACCTGGCCGCCATCGTCGGCGACCCGGCGTGCGCCAGACAGCCCGATGTCGCGCGCGATGTCAATCTCTCCGCGTCGCTCTCGCTGCTCGACGCCGCGCGCCGCGCCGGCGTCGCCCGGTTCCTCTTCGCCTCTACGTGCAGCAACTACGGCAAGATGGCCGAATCCGATGGATACGTCGACGAGTCGTCGGACTTGCGGCCCGTGTCGCTCTATGCCGAAACCAAGGTCGGCGTCGAACGAGCGATGCTGGAAGACGGCATCGGCGCGACGGCGATGACGCCGCTGCGGTTCGCCACCGTCTTCGGCGTGTCGCCCCGCATGCGCTTCGACCTCACGGTGAACGAATTCACGATGGAGATGGTGCTGCGCGACAAGCTGGTCGTCTTCGGCGAGCAGTTCTGGCGGCCGTATGTCCACGTCCGCGATGCGGCGCGCGCCATCGTGGCGGTACTGCAAGCGCCGGAGCCGCAGGTGCGCGGCCAGGTCTTCAACGTCGGCGCCACGAAAGAGAACTATCAGAAGCAACAGATCGTCGACCACATCCGGCCGATCGCGCCTAACGCAGTGGTCGAGTTCGTCAAGCGGACCGAAGACCCGCGCGACTATCGCGTCTCGTTCGCGCGCATCAACAAGACGCTGGGCTTCGAGGTCTCGCGCACGCTCGACGACGGGATCCGCGAAGTCGCCCGCCTGGTGCGGGACGGTGTCGTCGGAGACGCGTCGCACCCCAGCTACCGCAACTGA
- a CDS encoding class I SAM-dependent methyltransferase: METETRISEDEKKLWTDESQLAYHTRQFDRPYRSTVHLDTFLSRLSLRGGDALDVACGAGANIMYLSRSLRGFRWTGLDLAGDMLFPVAREHFAEAGLDVSLVTGDLFDLDQALGGRSYDLVMLLQTLSWLPDHERALAQLLGATKPGGWLVLSALFAEADVDTECLVYDHAVVPELPPYHINVYSLRRIRAFCEMHGCREFRAQPFDIDIDLPRPDSGGLGTFTQTMQSGRRMQFTGPVYLPWMFVAARMGE; encoded by the coding sequence ATGGAAACCGAAACCCGCATCAGCGAAGACGAAAAGAAGCTCTGGACCGACGAAAGCCAGCTCGCGTATCACACGCGGCAGTTCGATCGCCCGTATCGCAGCACGGTGCACCTGGACACGTTCCTGTCGCGGCTTTCCTTGCGGGGCGGCGACGCGCTGGACGTCGCGTGCGGCGCCGGCGCGAACATCATGTATCTCAGCCGCTCACTCCGCGGTTTCCGGTGGACGGGACTCGATCTTGCCGGCGACATGCTGTTCCCCGTCGCCCGCGAACACTTCGCCGAGGCCGGGCTCGATGTGTCCCTCGTCACCGGCGACCTGTTCGATCTCGATCAAGCGTTAGGCGGCCGGTCGTACGATCTCGTGATGCTCTTGCAGACGCTCTCCTGGCTCCCCGACCACGAACGCGCGCTTGCCCAGTTGCTCGGCGCGACGAAGCCCGGTGGATGGCTGGTGTTGAGCGCACTCTTCGCCGAGGCCGACGTGGATACCGAGTGCCTCGTGTACGACCACGCCGTCGTTCCCGAATTGCCGCCGTATCACATCAACGTCTACAGCCTGCGCCGCATTCGCGCGTTCTGCGAGATGCACGGATGTCGCGAGTTCCGCGCGCAGCCGTTCGACATCGACATCGATTTGCCCCGGCCCGACTCGGGCGGTCTGGGCACCTTCACGCAGACGATGCAGAGCGGCCGCCGCATGCAGTTCACCGGGCCGGTGTACCTGCCGTGGATGTTCGTCGCGGCGCGCATGGGCGAGTGA